The Methylomonas montana DNA window CCTAACAATGGCAATTTAGCCAGAGTGGCGGAGCCCGCGCTGAGTGCTTGCAAATAATGGTCGAAAGCATCGCCGCCCGCCGCTTGATGACTGAAATAACTTTGCCTGAGCTTGGACAGATTCTGCAAAGCAGATTGTAACTGGCTGATATTTTGCAGATAAGCCATTCTGTCACTTTGCGGGGCCTGCCGCGCCTGATCGACGTAATCGAGTAACTTCTGCAAATGCCCCGCCATTTGTTGTTCGTTATTGATCAACAACACTTGGGGATCCGCCAACTTACCGGCTGCAGCCAGTTCCGGTAATGTCGAGTCTTGCAGCGTGACCAACATCTTCAAGAACGGCGAGCGCACCGCCGGCGACAGATGAGGGTTTTGTTCGATCTCGCTTTTAAGCGTTTGCAAATTACGGGAAATGGTCGGCAACAAGGTCGCTTCGCCGCTGGCTAAATAAGCGAATATCGGCTGATTGACTTGAATGTAAATTGTGTCCTTTTGCTGGCCGAAAAATTCGACTGTTTGATAGGCATCGTTAAGATGACGCAGCGACCAGCTGACCGCGAAGACAAAACCCACCAAAATTGCCGTCAACGCCACGGTCACTAATCTCAATATCTGATTGATTTTCATAAGCCCTTTAGGAATGAATATTGGCGAGAGCGCCAAAAGAAGTGCCAGGGCCGTTAATGTATTGGCCGTTTATGACAGCTTTGTGACAAGCACCAAGCAGTGAACCGATAAAGCGAACTGCAACACACAAATAGCAGCACCTTTGGCCGGCTCCAATTAACTAGCAGGTTAAATCAGCATCGGTTCCGCAAGCGTTTTGCGTCCGCTATTTTTTGACATATTTCTGACATATTCGCTGACTAGAATTCGCAGCACATTCCTTTCTGCAGGACACTTAGCAATGATCGATGCCGAACGCATACTTCAAGAAACCTATCCGGACTTTAAATTAGGCAAGGACAATAAACTGGTCGTAAAAGCCTTGAAAAAGCTGATCCACGAAGACGATTTCAACGAAGTGATTCGCAAAAACCAACATTTGCGCGGCTTTGCCTTCCTGGACAAACTGCTGCATTACTTCAAATTCAATTATCAGGTCAGCAACGATTGCTATAACAACATTCCCTCGGAAGGCCGGCTGCTGATCGTCGCCAATCATCCAATCGGCACCTTGGACGGCCTGGCCTTGGTGAAGCTAATCCGCTCGGTACGGCCGGATGTCCGCATCGTCGCCAATCGGGTGCTGTCGCACATGGAACCGCTGCAATCGATATTCCTGCCGGTCGATGTGTTGTCGGACAAAAAAAAGCTTAAAGATGTTTATAAAGTGATGCTGGATGCGCTGGAAAACGAGGAAGCCATCATTTTCTTCCCAGCCGGCGAAGTCTCGCGCATCACCCCCAAAGGTATCCGCGACGGCGCCTGGCAATCCGGCTTTATTAAGCTGGCCCGCCGGGCGCAGTGCCCTATTCTGCCTATTCATATCAAGGCCAAAAATTCGGCTTTGTTCTATAGCGCCTCGACGCTGTACAAGCCACTGGGCACCATGCTGCTGGTCAAGGAAATGTTCAACAAGAAAGGCCAGGAAATCAAATTTCTGGTCGGCGCGCCGGTACCCTATCAAGCCATCGCTGAAAGCGAGGAAAGCAATAAGCAGCTCAGCCAACGTTTTCGTAAGCACGTGCAAAACCTGGGTAAGAAAAACAAGCTGTCGTTGTTCGAGACCGTCGCGACTGTGGTGCATCCTTCCGATACCAAGGCCGTGAAGAAGGCTCTGTACCAATCGCGTTTACTCGGCGAGACCCGCGACGGCAAGAAAATCTTTTTATACCAGTTTCAGGACGATTGCCCGGTGATGCGGGAGATTGCCCGTTTGCGCGAACTGACCTTCAGAACTGTCGAGGAAGGCACCGGCCTGGCCCTGGATCTGGACAAATTCGATATCTATTACAGCCACATCGTGCTGTGGGACGACAACGATCTGGAAATCGTCGGCGCTTATCGGGTCGGCGAAGGCCCGGCCATCATGGCTAGTCACGGCGTGGAGGGTTTTTACACGCAAACCTTGTTCGATTTGCGCAGCGAATTCGAAGCCTATCTACCCTACAGTATCGAATTGGGCCGCAGCTTCGTGCAACCGCGCTACTGGGGACAACATAGCCTGGATTACCTCTGGTACGGCATAGGCGCCTATTTGCGCGAACGTCCGGACATTAAATATCTATTCGGCCCGGTCAGCATCAGCAATGCCTACCCTCAGGCCGCCAAGGAACTGATCATTGGCTTCTATCAACAGCAATGCGGCTCCGATTTACAACATACCAAAGCCAGAACACCGTTCGTGATCTCCCAAGCTGGTCAAGCCTTCGCCGCCAGCGAGTTTAGTGCGGACTATTCCACCAGCTTTAAAATATTGAATAGCGAACTGAAAAAACTGGGCGTCAAGGTGCCCACGCTATATAAACAATACGTGGAATTATGCGTCGATAAGGGCTGCCATTTCATCGACTTTAATATCGATCCGGACTTTAACAACTGTATCGACAGCCTGATCATGGTAGAAATCGATAAAATCTCACCCAAGAAAAGACAGCGCTATATCGAAAAATCGCTGGCCTGCTAAATATAAACGCATGGACAAGCAAGCTTTCCCGGAGTTGGAGCAGCTGGAAGCGCTGATCGCGCAATTCGGCGACCGTGCCCGTTGCGAGATTGTCGAACAGATCGCTTATAAAGACAGCCTATTTCCGATACATTGCCTCAGCTTGGGCTCAACCAGCCCGGACGTACCGGTATTGGCATTTTTCGGCGGCGTGCATGGCCTGGAGAAAATCGGCTCGGAAGTGATACTGGCTTATCTGCAAACCATTTTGCAATTGCTGGATTGGGACGAGGAATTCAACACCCGCTTGCAGCATTCGCGCTTGGTGTTCGTCCCCATCGTCAATCCGGTCGGCGTGTTTCGCGGCACGCGCTGCAATGGCCACGGCGTGGATTTAATGCGCAATTCGCCGATCGAGAGTGTCGGCAATACCCGGCTTTACAGCGGCCAACGTTTCAGCGCCAGGCTGCCCTGGTATCGCGGCCACGAATCGAAAATGGAACAAGAAGCCCAGGCTTTATGTCGCGTCGTGCATCAGCATTTGTTCAACGCACCGCTATCGATAGCCATAGACCTGCATTCCGGTTTCGGCATCCACGACAGACTTTGGTTTCCCTATGCATCCAAGCAAACGCCATTCCCGGGTATCGCCGAAGCGTACGGCCTGAAACAGCTATTTGATCGTTGCTATCCCCACCATTTCTATAAAATAGAACCGATGAGTCAGGAATATGTCATCAGCGGCGATCTTTGGGATTACTTGTACGACGATTTCGTCGACCGACATGGCACACAAAGGGTTTTCCTGCCACTGACATTGGAAATGGGTTCCTGGCTGTGGCTACGCAAGAGCCCGACGCATTTGTTTCAGCGCCACGGTTTATTTCATCCCTTGCTGCCGCATCGCCAACAACGCATCATGCGCCGGCATTTGACCTTATTCGATTTCCTGTATCGCAGCCTGCTCTACCCAAAAAAATGGGTGGGGTTAGGCGGCCAACAACAAGACGATAACCGGCAACAGGCCTTGGATCTGTGGTATGACTAATATGGCCGGCCGACATTGGCTATTGCTGCGTGGTTTATGCCGCGAAACGGCGCATTGGGGCGATTTCCCAGCATGGTTACAAACGGCTTTTCCGGAATCCACTGTCAGCACTCTCGACTTACCCGGCACCGGCCGGTTTTACCGACAAATAAGCCCGAACAGCATCGAAGCGATAACGGAACACGCCCGCCTCCAGGCTTTACAAGATGGCTTATTGGCACAGCCGGTTACCGTCCTAGCGCTATCGCTTGGCGGCATGGTGGCTTGGGAATGGATGCGACGCTATCCGCAAGACATCGCGGCGGCGGCCCTGGTGAATACCAGCTTTGCCGGCTTGAGTCCTTTTTATCGGCGCTTACGTTGGCAGAGTTATCGGCAATTTCTTGGACTATTGCTGGAGCGGGAATTATACGAGCGAGAACTGGCGATCATTCGCCTAATCAGCAATCGTCGCACACATGATTTGGAAACCGCGGCGGCATGGGCGGAAATACAGCAAGCAAGACCGATCGGCTTTACGAATGCCGTGCGGCAAATCGTCGCCGCCAGCCGTTACCGGCCCGGCAATCACAAACCCAAAACACCAGTCTTGTTGCTGAATAGCCGGTGCGACCGTTTAGTCGCACCGGCTTGTTCCGATGCCATTCATGAAAAATGGCAAATAGAGACCGTCAGCCACCCATGGGCTGGACACGATCTGAGCTTGGACGATGGAGCCTGGCTGGTAAACCGTTTAAAAGACTGGACCACCCAGCTAACGGTTTAAATCAAACGCTTATTTGATTTCAAACTCGGCTTTATTACGGCCGGCTGCCAACAATTCCTGCATCCATTTCGGCGCCAATCCGCGACCGGACCAAGTGAGCGATGCATCGTTGGGGCTGCAGTATCTGGCCGCCACTTTACCGGTTTTTCTTTCGGCTTTTTTTTCGCCTTCTTGAATATCGACAGTCACGCCAATAGAAGCTGCTAATTCTTTAATTTGAGCAATAACTTCTTTGCGTTTACTGGACTGCCTTTCTTTCAAAGCTTTTTCAGCTTTTTCTTTTAAAGCTTCTAATTCAGAATCTGAGAGTTTAGTTAAATCAGTCATATTTTCCTCGTTGATCAAAAAACCCAAGCAATTCTATCACCGAATTCTAATAAATAAAACTGCTATTCGGGATTTACCATGAAATTGACTTCGGAGTATACCTTGGCTTTTTTATCCGCCAACTGTACTTGCCATTCGCCTTTATCTTTAGCGGACAGGGTTTTACTAGACCAAACCTTAGATATTGGCTCTTTTATATCTAATTGTTTTTGATAAACGATTTGACCATTACGACGCCATTGATGAAAAAGCAGCTGACCTTTCATGTTTTTTATTTCGCTAAAATAAAACAATTCGGCAGATTGAGTGGCGGCGAGCCTAAGCGGCAACTTAATCGGCTCGCCTGGTTCGTTGTCTTTAGGTTTACCATTTAACGAAGCCCTAATAACGCTACGGTTGAATATAATAGCTGCCGGCTTTTTAGTCATCTCGGCCTTTTTAATACTTTCCTGATGGTTTTCGAGCACAGGTAAAGTAGCCGGCGCCGTTTTATTTAAAACTGCAGGGGCTTGCGATTCAACAGAATCCGCATCACTTTTTTCGATTGCTGGAACTTTTAGCGCGGGCTCGATCTGAGTATCACTTGTTTGATCATTGTCGCTAAGCCAGGAATACAGAACGGCTATTATTAAGACTAACGTGATAGCGGCTACAAGTATTCGGCGTGTATGCCAGACCGTGACCATCTGCGGCTGTGTTTTTGGCTTTGCTGGTCTATTTTTATCATAATTTATTTTGATAACGACTTTATTATCCGACATGTTTTTTCCCGACGCTTAATAAACAAATACAGACCAACCCACTTTATACGCTAGCCTTTTACAACTTTTTCTCCTTGGTAATATAACATTTTAGCTCTACCATAATCAGTTCCACTTGCCGAAAACCTGGATGTTCGCATGAGTAGCCTGCTTAAACAATTCGAAGAGTCCTCCTCGTTGTACGGTGGCAATGCCCAGTACGTCGAGTATTTATACGAACAGTATCTGAACGATCCCGATACCATTAGCCAGAGCTGGCGGCAACGCTTCGACCGCATCCACAGCGGCGCAACCGAAGACACGCCGCATAGCATCATTGTCGAGCGCTTCGAGAAATTAGCGATCGCCGAGCCCGGCCGACTGGCCAGAATGCAAGGCTTTAC harbors:
- a CDS encoding DUF2914 domain-containing protein, with translation MSDNKVVIKINYDKNRPAKPKTQPQMVTVWHTRRILVAAITLVLIIAVLYSWLSDNDQTSDTQIEPALKVPAIEKSDADSVESQAPAVLNKTAPATLPVLENHQESIKKAEMTKKPAAIIFNRSVIRASLNGKPKDNEPGEPIKLPLRLAATQSAELFYFSEIKNMKGQLLFHQWRRNGQIVYQKQLDIKEPISKVWSSKTLSAKDKGEWQVQLADKKAKVYSEVNFMVNPE
- a CDS encoding lysophospholipid acyltransferase family protein → MIDAERILQETYPDFKLGKDNKLVVKALKKLIHEDDFNEVIRKNQHLRGFAFLDKLLHYFKFNYQVSNDCYNNIPSEGRLLIVANHPIGTLDGLALVKLIRSVRPDVRIVANRVLSHMEPLQSIFLPVDVLSDKKKLKDVYKVMLDALENEEAIIFFPAGEVSRITPKGIRDGAWQSGFIKLARRAQCPILPIHIKAKNSALFYSASTLYKPLGTMLLVKEMFNKKGQEIKFLVGAPVPYQAIAESEESNKQLSQRFRKHVQNLGKKNKLSLFETVATVVHPSDTKAVKKALYQSRLLGETRDGKKIFLYQFQDDCPVMREIARLRELTFRTVEEGTGLALDLDKFDIYYSHIVLWDDNDLEIVGAYRVGEGPAIMASHGVEGFYTQTLFDLRSEFEAYLPYSIELGRSFVQPRYWGQHSLDYLWYGIGAYLRERPDIKYLFGPVSISNAYPQAAKELIIGFYQQQCGSDLQHTKARTPFVISQAGQAFAASEFSADYSTSFKILNSELKKLGVKVPTLYKQYVELCVDKGCHFIDFNIDPDFNNCIDSLIMVEIDKISPKKRQRYIEKSLAC
- a CDS encoding alpha/beta fold hydrolase — encoded protein: MTNMAGRHWLLLRGLCRETAHWGDFPAWLQTAFPESTVSTLDLPGTGRFYRQISPNSIEAITEHARLQALQDGLLAQPVTVLALSLGGMVAWEWMRRYPQDIAAAALVNTSFAGLSPFYRRLRWQSYRQFLGLLLERELYERELAIIRLISNRRTHDLETAAAWAEIQQARPIGFTNAVRQIVAASRYRPGNHKPKTPVLLLNSRCDRLVAPACSDAIHEKWQIETVSHPWAGHDLSLDDGAWLVNRLKDWTTQLTV
- a CDS encoding H-NS histone family protein, with product MTDLTKLSDSELEALKEKAEKALKERQSSKRKEVIAQIKELAASIGVTVDIQEGEKKAERKTGKVAARYCSPNDASLTWSGRGLAPKWMQELLAAGRNKAEFEIK
- a CDS encoding M14 family zinc carboxypeptidase yields the protein MDKQAFPELEQLEALIAQFGDRARCEIVEQIAYKDSLFPIHCLSLGSTSPDVPVLAFFGGVHGLEKIGSEVILAYLQTILQLLDWDEEFNTRLQHSRLVFVPIVNPVGVFRGTRCNGHGVDLMRNSPIESVGNTRLYSGQRFSARLPWYRGHESKMEQEAQALCRVVHQHLFNAPLSIAIDLHSGFGIHDRLWFPYASKQTPFPGIAEAYGLKQLFDRCYPHHFYKIEPMSQEYVISGDLWDYLYDDFVDRHGTQRVFLPLTLEMGSWLWLRKSPTHLFQRHGLFHPLLPHRQQRIMRRHLTLFDFLYRSLLYPKKWVGLGGQQQDDNRQQALDLWYD